A genome region from Salvia splendens isolate huo1 chromosome 19, SspV2, whole genome shotgun sequence includes the following:
- the LOC121778387 gene encoding pentatricopeptide repeat-containing protein At5g55840-like: MASRFSSRMAPKCNLSLKTPKTRAPPPFDDPKDIPQFLRNTCKFSASSHGKEAARSVYAVLTIDRWESLNCMRYKTASLRRVHGRLALKFLKWVVKQPGLELAHITHLYCITTHILVRARMYDCVKSILKYLSDTGSGPRSVFYALMDTYPLCNSNPAVFDLLIRVYVRMGAIDDALEAFRLMCSRGFRPSMYSCNMILAAMAKARRAEPVWQFFGEVIEYGVCPNVVTFNIVLNVLCGEGKLKKASYLLGKMEESGYAPTVVSYNTVLNWHCKKGRYKEAMQLLDHMSLRGIEADVCTYNVLIDDLCKNNTSAKGYLLLKKMRMRMVIPNEVTYDTLINGFVNEGKMGVAGKIYHEMCKVDVSPNCITYNALIDGHCRRGNFVEAYGLLDEMQAKGLRPNQVTYGSLLDGLCKHGKLDSARNLLAKFKLDGVTVNSIMYTTLMDGECGSGNLAEAVGFLDGMSKNNMHPDIVTYSVLVNGFSKAGRINHAKEIICKIVRSGIRMNTIVYSTLICNSCRLGNIDEAIRFYTIMLRSGHFPDAFICNLLISTLCRSGNVAEAEDFMHHIHRIGLANSATFDAIIGGCVSKGDILRAFKLLDKMVEFGYQPSALTYGSLLKGLCKGADLQEALDFFSKLRKIPHATDIVTYNTMVAELFAQGYFALALSLIDEMVENNMFPDSYTYGCLIAGLCKAGNIFTAIILLERGVQRGTLSPNQFMYSSIIGGLVKIGQGRAGIYYFDDLVKQGLNPDIVTLNAVIDACSRTGEVDKMGYVLSMIESRGLTPSLTTYNILLHGESTRKNISGFFALYGAILSNGYVPDKFTCHSVILGLCKSGMLDVGAKFLKMMIEKGTRADHLTFDMLITAYSQRGDVSKAFDLLNFMKFVGVSPSEVTFSSIFNGLKRISRCRESHALLHGMVENGYIPTIRQYCRLITKMCRCGDIRGALKLKDEMEALGISSRQVAESALVRGLLQSGKTTDGMAMLKSMVMSKLVPTIPTFTTAIHALCKESKMSEAMELKLLMERHGARPDVVTYNVLLSGFCRSGEFARVFMLYEEMKRRSVAPDATTFSILIEAVSAENDPVRDEKILADLEEGGFVSQSSTGEPWGRRLADAVANINLVKGKP, from the exons ATGGCGTCGCGCTTCAGTTCAAGGATGGCGCCAAAATGTAATCTTTCTCTCAAAACTCCAAAAACCAGAGCTCCACCGCCGTTTGATGACCCCAAAGATATCCCTCAATTTCTCAGAAACACCTGCAAATTCAGCGCCTCTTCTCACG GTAAAGAAGCTGCAAGAAGTGTATATGCAGTTCTCACAATCGATAGATGGGAGTCGCTGAATTGCATGAGATACAAAACAGCATCGCTTAGGCGAGTTCACGGAAGGTTAGCTCTCAAATTCTTGAAATGGGTTGTGAAGCAGCCCGGTTTGGAGCTCGCCCACATAACTCACTTGTATTGTATCACCACCCACATTCTCGTTAGAGCAAGAATGTATGATTGTGTTAAGTCGATTTTGAAGTATTTGTCGGACACGGGTTCGGGTCCAAGATCCGTTTTTTATGCGTTGATGGATACTTATCCTCTCTGTAATTCAAACCCTGCTGTTTTTGACCTGTTGATAAGGGTTTATGTGAGAATGGGGGCAATTGATGATGCTTTAGAGGCTTTTCGTTTGATGTGTTCGAGGGGGTTTAGGCCGTCGATGTATAGTTGTAATATGATTCTTGCAGCAATGGCCAAGGCTCGGCGTGCTGAGCCTGTGTGGCAGTTTTTTGGGGAGGTTATTGAGTATGGTGTGTGTCCGAATGTTGTTACGTTTAACATAGTGCTGAATGTGCTTTGTGGGGAGGGGAAATTGAAGAAGGCGAGTTATTTACTTGGGAAGATGGAGGAGAGTGGTTATGCCCCGACTGTGGTGAGTTATAATACGGTGCTGAATTGGCACTGTAAGAAGGGGAGGTATAAGGAAGCTATGCAGCTGTTGGATCACATGAGTTTACGGGGAATTGAGGCTGATGTTTGTACATATAATGTGCTTATAGATGATTTGTGTAAGAATAACACAAGTGCTAAAGGGTATCTACTCTTGAAGAAGATGCGGATGAGGATGGTGATCCCTAATGAAGTCACGTATGATACTCTCATAAATGGATTTGTTAATGAGGGGAAAATGGGAGTTGCTGGGAAAATTTATCATGAGATGTGTAAGGTTGATGTTTCACCGAATTGTATCACTTATAATGCACTAATTGATGGGCATTGTCGTAGAGGCAATTTTGTCGAAGCTTATGGACTTCTTGATGAAATGCAAGCAAAGGGATTGAGGCCGAATCAGGTTACTTACGGGTCTCTTTTGGATGGACTCTGCAAGCATGGAAAGTTGGATTCTGCGAGAAATCTACTTGCGAAGTTTAAGCTCGATGGAGTTACTGTCaactctataatgtatactactCTAATGGATGGAGAATGTGGAAGTGGCAATCTAGCTGAAGCTGTGGGGTTTCTTGATGGAATGTCTAAGAATAATATGCATCCTGATATTGTGACATATTCAGTTCTTGTTAATGGATTTTCTAAAGCTGGGAGGATAAATCATGCAAAGGAAATAATCTGTAAAATAGTTAGATCTGGAATCAGAATGAACACAATTGTATATTCTACATTGATTTGTAATTCATGCAGACTGGGAAATATCGATGAAGCAATCAGATTTTATACCATAATGCTTCGTAGTGGTCATTTTCCAGATGCTTTCATATGTAACTTATTGATATCCACTCTTTGTCGAAGTGGAAATGTGGCGGAGGCGGAGGATTTCATGCATCACATCCATAGAATTGGTCTTGCCAATTCTGCTACCTTCGATGCAATTATTGGTGGTTGTGTAAGTAAAGGAGACATCTTGAGAGCATTCAAATTGTTAGATAAAATGGTTGAATTTGGCTACCAGCCTAGCGCCTTGACATATGGAAGTTTACTGAAGGGACTGTGCAAAGGAGCAGATCTTCAGGAAGCGCTTGACTTCTTTAGTAAGCTTCGGAAAATTCCTCATGCTACAGACATAGTCACCTACAATACCATGGTGGCTGAGTTATTTGCTCAGGGCTATTTTGCATTGGCTCTCAGTCTTATAGATGAGATGGTTGAAAACAACATGTTTCCTGATAGTTATACATACGGTTGTCTGATTGCCGGTTTATGTAAGGCAGGGAACATCTTCACAGCAATTATTCTGTTGGAAAGGGGAGTGCAGAGAGGAACTCTTTCTCCAAACCAATTTATGTATTCCAGTATAATTGGTGGACTCGTCAAGATCGGCCAAGGACGAGCTGGCATTTACTATTTTGATGATTTGGTAAAGCAAGGTCTGAATCCTGATATAGTTACTCTTAATGCAGTTATTGATGCATGTTCAAGGACAGGAGAGGTCGATAAGATGGGCTATGTCCTGTCAATGATAGAGAGCCGGGGTTTAACCCCTAGTTTGACTACGTATAACATTCTCTTGCATGGGGAATCAACACGAAAAAATATTTCTGGTTTCTTCGCGTTGTATGGAGCCATCTTGAGTAATGGCTACGTTCCTGATAAATTTACTTGTCATTCTGTTATTCTGGGGCTGTGCAAATCCGGGATGCTGGATGTTGGAGCTAAGTTTCTGAAAATGATGATCGAGAAGGGGACTCGTGCAGATCacttgacatttgatatgcttATAACAGCGTATAGTCAGAGAGGCGACGTGTCAAAAGCCTTTGATTTGctgaattttatgaaatttgttGGAGTTTCCCCTAGTGAAGTTACCTTCTCTTCTATCTTCAATGGTCTTAAAAGAATATCAAGATGCCGCGAATCCCATGCTTTACTTCATGGGATGGTGGAGAATGGTTATATCCCGACAATCAGACAGTACTGCAGATTGATAACAAAAATGTGTAGGTGTGGAGATATACGTGGTGCTCTTAAGCTTAAAGACGAGATGGAGGCTCTTGGCATTAGCTCCCGCCAGGTGGCTGAGAGTGCGTTGGTTAGGGGACTCTTGCAGAGTGGGAAGACAACGGATGGGATGGCCATGCTGAAAAGCATGGTGATGAGCAAGCTCGTTCCGACCATTCCAACTTTCACTACAGCCATCCATGCATTGTGTAAAGAATCTAAAATGTCCGAGGCAATGGAGTTGAAGCTTCTGATGGAACGTCATGGAGCTAGACCGGATGTTGTGACTTACAACGTTCTTCTCTCTGGCTTCTGCCGGAGTGGTGAATTTGCTCGTGTCTTCATGCTTTATGAGGAGATGAAACGCAGGAGTGTTGCCCCTGATGCCACCACGTTCTCCATTCTCATTGAGGCCGTTTCTGCTGAGAACGATCCTGTGAGAGACGAGAAGATACTGGCCGACTTGGAGGAAGGAGGGTTCGTTAGCCAGAGTTCGACTGGTGAACCTTGGGGTCGGAGATTGGCTGATGCTGTGGCGAATATAAACCTCGTGAAAGGCAAACCTTGA
- the LOC121780436 gene encoding phosphoglucomutase-like isoform X1 — MAAMSGKIVQHVLVAQCCQQDRHLSTQYRKDCCTPYRKNLLPYLSGKLAWNDIPTKKLSTFSNLNRAIVYCNAASSATIIHSVDKSAFLKLQNGSDIRGVAVDGVEGEPVSLTEPVTEAIAAAFAAWLLDRKKPDSSTRLKVSVGHDSRVSAQKMQDAVSRGLAGGGVDIIQYGLASTPAMFNSTLTKNEDFLCPADGSIMITASHLPYNRNGFKFFTNAGGLGKVDIKDILERAADIYKNFTDEGLKEAEKRAAQSVKRVDYMTVYTSDLVAAVRKAAGNIEKPLEGFHIVVDAGNGAGGFFAEKVLQPLGAITTGSQFLEPDGYFPNHIPNPEDKDAMKAITKAVLDNKADLGIIFDTDVDRSAAVDSSGRELNRNRLIALMSAIVLEEHPGTTIVTDSVTSDGLTTFIEKKLGGRHHRFKRGYKNVIDEAIRLNSVGEESHLAIETSGHGALKENHWLDDGAYLMVKLLNKLASAKASGMGKGSKVLTDMVDGLQEPAISVELRLKINQDHEDLKGGSFRAYGEAVLQNLENIIASDPKLQKAPVNYEGVRVSGYGGWFLLRLSLHDPVLPLNIEAPSNEDAIKFGLVVHSAVREFTALDTSALNKFVHI; from the exons ATGGCAG CAATGTCAGGGAAGATTGTCCAACATGTTCTGGTAGCACAATGCTGCCAGCAGGATAGGCATTTAAGCACCCAATACCGAAAGGATTGTTGTACCCCTTATAGAAAAAACTTGCTTCCCTACCTAAGTGGAAAGCTGGCGTGGAATGACATCCCCACCAAGAAATTGTCCACATTCTCGAATTTAAACCGAGCAATTGTTTACTGCAATG CGGCCTCATCTGCCACTATCATACATTCTGTTGACAAAAGTGCATTTCTCAAGCTTCAAAATGGCAG TGATATTCGAGGCGTTGCTGTGGATGGTGTTGAAGGTGAACCTGTTAGCCTCACAGAACCAGTTACAGAAGCAATTGCAGCTGCCTTTGCAGCATGGTTGTTAGATAGAAAGAAACCTGATTCATCTACACGGTTGAAAGTCTCTGTAGGACATGATTCGCGAGTATCTGCACAGAAGATGCAG GATGCAGTATCTCGAGGTCTAGCTGGCGGCGGTGTTGATATTATCCAGTATGG ATTAGCATCCACACCAGCAATGTTCAATAGCACTCTCACTAAAAATGAAGATTTCTTGTGTCCAGCAGATGGATCTATAATGATAACAG CAAGCCATCTTCCTTACAATCGCAATGGGTTTAAGTTCTTCACTAATGCTGGTGGGCTCGGGAAAGTGGACATCAAAGACATATTGGAACGCGCTGCTGATATCTACAAAAACTTCACTGATGAAGGTCtcaaggaagctgaaaaaagaGCAGCACAATCTGTTAAAAGAGTAGACTACATGACTGTTTATACATCTGATCTGGTTGCAGCGGTTCGCAAAGCTGCAGGAAATATAG AGAAGCCACTGGAGGGTTTCCATATAGTTGTTGATGCTGGAAATGGAGCTGGAGGATTTTTTGCC GAAAAGGTGCTCCAGCCTCTGGGTGCTATTACTACTGGAAGTCAATTCCTAGAGCCAGATG GATATTTTCCTAATCATATCCCGAACCCAGAAGATAAGGATGCAATGAAAGCTATCACCAAGGCTGTATTGGACAACAAAGCAGACTTGGGCATCATCTTTGATACTGATGTTGACAG ATCTGCTGCAGTGGACTCCAGTGGCCGTGAGTTAAACCGGAACCGTTTAATAGCCCTTATGTCTGCTATTGTCTTGGAGGAA CATCCTGGGACTACAATTGTCACTGACAGTGTGACATCAGATGGATTGACTACATTCATTGAAAAGAAGCTCG GCGGAAGGCACCATAGATTCAAAAGAGGCTACAAAAATGTTATTGATGAAGCTATTCGTTTG AATTCCGTTGGGGAAGAATCACATTTAGCTATTGAAACCAGTGGCCATGGAGCACTTAAGGAGAATCATTGGCTTGATGACGGAGCATATCTCATG GTCAAACTCTTAAACAAACTCGCGTCAGCCAAGGCTTCTGGAATGGGTAAAGGCAGCAAGGTTCTGACAGACATGGTAGATGGCCTACAGGAACCAGCTATTTCTGTTGAACTAAGACTTAAAATTAACCAAGATCACGAAGATCTTAAAGGAGG ATCATTCCGTGCTTATGGAGAGGCCGTGCTACAAAATTTGGAGAACATCATTGCTTCAGATCCAAAACTTCAGAAAGCCCCTGTTAACTATGAAGGA GTGAGGGTTTCCGGCTATGGTGGATGGTTCCTTTTGAGACTCTCACTTCATGACCCGGTGCTGCCCCTTAATATCGAG GCACCAAGCAATGAAGATGCCATCAAGTTTGGTCTAGTTGTTCATTCTGCTGTTAGAGAGTTTACAGCTCTTGATACATCTGCTTTGAACAAATTTGTCCATATATAG
- the LOC121780436 gene encoding phosphoglucomutase-like isoform X2: MAAASSATIIHSVDKSAFLKLQNGSDIRGVAVDGVEGEPVSLTEPVTEAIAAAFAAWLLDRKKPDSSTRLKVSVGHDSRVSAQKMQDAVSRGLAGGGVDIIQYGLASTPAMFNSTLTKNEDFLCPADGSIMITASHLPYNRNGFKFFTNAGGLGKVDIKDILERAADIYKNFTDEGLKEAEKRAAQSVKRVDYMTVYTSDLVAAVRKAAGNIEKPLEGFHIVVDAGNGAGGFFAEKVLQPLGAITTGSQFLEPDGYFPNHIPNPEDKDAMKAITKAVLDNKADLGIIFDTDVDRSAAVDSSGRELNRNRLIALMSAIVLEEHPGTTIVTDSVTSDGLTTFIEKKLGGRHHRFKRGYKNVIDEAIRLNSVGEESHLAIETSGHGALKENHWLDDGAYLMVKLLNKLASAKASGMGKGSKVLTDMVDGLQEPAISVELRLKINQDHEDLKGGSFRAYGEAVLQNLENIIASDPKLQKAPVNYEGVRVSGYGGWFLLRLSLHDPVLPLNIEAPSNEDAIKFGLVVHSAVREFTALDTSALNKFVHI, translated from the exons ATGGCAG CGGCCTCATCTGCCACTATCATACATTCTGTTGACAAAAGTGCATTTCTCAAGCTTCAAAATGGCAG TGATATTCGAGGCGTTGCTGTGGATGGTGTTGAAGGTGAACCTGTTAGCCTCACAGAACCAGTTACAGAAGCAATTGCAGCTGCCTTTGCAGCATGGTTGTTAGATAGAAAGAAACCTGATTCATCTACACGGTTGAAAGTCTCTGTAGGACATGATTCGCGAGTATCTGCACAGAAGATGCAG GATGCAGTATCTCGAGGTCTAGCTGGCGGCGGTGTTGATATTATCCAGTATGG ATTAGCATCCACACCAGCAATGTTCAATAGCACTCTCACTAAAAATGAAGATTTCTTGTGTCCAGCAGATGGATCTATAATGATAACAG CAAGCCATCTTCCTTACAATCGCAATGGGTTTAAGTTCTTCACTAATGCTGGTGGGCTCGGGAAAGTGGACATCAAAGACATATTGGAACGCGCTGCTGATATCTACAAAAACTTCACTGATGAAGGTCtcaaggaagctgaaaaaagaGCAGCACAATCTGTTAAAAGAGTAGACTACATGACTGTTTATACATCTGATCTGGTTGCAGCGGTTCGCAAAGCTGCAGGAAATATAG AGAAGCCACTGGAGGGTTTCCATATAGTTGTTGATGCTGGAAATGGAGCTGGAGGATTTTTTGCC GAAAAGGTGCTCCAGCCTCTGGGTGCTATTACTACTGGAAGTCAATTCCTAGAGCCAGATG GATATTTTCCTAATCATATCCCGAACCCAGAAGATAAGGATGCAATGAAAGCTATCACCAAGGCTGTATTGGACAACAAAGCAGACTTGGGCATCATCTTTGATACTGATGTTGACAG ATCTGCTGCAGTGGACTCCAGTGGCCGTGAGTTAAACCGGAACCGTTTAATAGCCCTTATGTCTGCTATTGTCTTGGAGGAA CATCCTGGGACTACAATTGTCACTGACAGTGTGACATCAGATGGATTGACTACATTCATTGAAAAGAAGCTCG GCGGAAGGCACCATAGATTCAAAAGAGGCTACAAAAATGTTATTGATGAAGCTATTCGTTTG AATTCCGTTGGGGAAGAATCACATTTAGCTATTGAAACCAGTGGCCATGGAGCACTTAAGGAGAATCATTGGCTTGATGACGGAGCATATCTCATG GTCAAACTCTTAAACAAACTCGCGTCAGCCAAGGCTTCTGGAATGGGTAAAGGCAGCAAGGTTCTGACAGACATGGTAGATGGCCTACAGGAACCAGCTATTTCTGTTGAACTAAGACTTAAAATTAACCAAGATCACGAAGATCTTAAAGGAGG ATCATTCCGTGCTTATGGAGAGGCCGTGCTACAAAATTTGGAGAACATCATTGCTTCAGATCCAAAACTTCAGAAAGCCCCTGTTAACTATGAAGGA GTGAGGGTTTCCGGCTATGGTGGATGGTTCCTTTTGAGACTCTCACTTCATGACCCGGTGCTGCCCCTTAATATCGAG GCACCAAGCAATGAAGATGCCATCAAGTTTGGTCTAGTTGTTCATTCTGCTGTTAGAGAGTTTACAGCTCTTGATACATCTGCTTTGAACAAATTTGTCCATATATAG